The segment tggaaggccggagacctgcagagtttagattcaagcctgatagaacacacctgatccaactaatcatgcccttcaggctcatttgaaaactacatgccttgtgtgtttgagaagggttggaacaacactctacagggctcgggccctaaaggaatttagtttgacacccctggtctaagctctctcagttatcagaaaaaaagaaccaccctgccccgtgtgaggctcgaactcacgaccttcagattatgagactgacgcgctgcctaactgcgccaacgaggcccgtgggccaaagggggcccgaacagagaaaaagtagcttctaggtccctggtttcaggtgcggctcgaacaggccatctctagccaggcaagggtgtcaggatggccgagcggtctaaggcgctgcgttcaggtcgcagtctcctctggaggcgtgggttcgaatcccacttctgacagacctatcctttggctgcagacagagacttcagtcttctgctacgttgggccagcagggcgttaactttgacaaaacgacgcattaggcaaatgctagtattaattgggcaggcgttgaagacaaggatgagtttttagacactttttgaaaagggttaaagcctccgctgctcgaattgagataggcaggccgatccaccagctgggaacagtccaggaaaaggtccttgagagtgattttgtgcctctttgggatggcaccacgaggcatcgttcacttgcagaaagcaagcgtaggtctgcaccatcgactttaggtatattgctgcagagccagtggttatcttgtaggcaaacatcagtaccttgaatctgatgcgaacagctattggtagccagtgcaaaattatgaagagaggtgtgacgtgggctttctttggctcgttgaagaccagtctcgctgctgcatcctggatcagttgcagaggcttgatagtacgtgccggaagacccgccaagggagcatagcagtagtccagtctggagaaaacaaagagcttggacaaggagttgtgtggcctgctctgatcggaagggtctaatcttccgaacgttgtacaaggcaaatcttcaggaccgggccagtgcagcaatatggcctttgaaacttcacaaaacctcaggaggacgtggccacgtgttacatgaatatgagagggatgctattgctgccttcatgtagcattagccagcatgcatgcagaattttgacttcactgtaaataaaaggattgcacgggcctacacgcaatgtcgctggatgagattcagggaatttacctggaacctgacagttttccacaaagcatcatttcacctgccctgaagaggagctgtggccttttgcccccaggagacacagggaaacccacacgaaaggggacagagaacctcactctttctttctaagccacgggtgtcaaactcagtccctggaaggccggagacctgcagagtttagattcaagcctgatagaacacacctgatccaactaatcatgcccttcaggctcatttgaaaactacatgccttgtgtgtttgagaagggttggaacaacactctacagggctcgggccctaaaggaatttagtttgacacccctggtctaagctctctcagttatcagaaaaaaagaaccaccctgccccgtgtgaggctcgaactcacgaccttcagattatgagactgacgcgctgcctaactgcgccaacgaggcccgtgggctaaagagggcccgaacagagaaaaagtagcttctaggtccctggtttcaggtgcggctcgaacaggccatctctagccaggcaagggtgtcaggatggccgagcggtctaaggcgctgtgctcaagctggggaacaatagtccgtcaaagacggggaagaagggaagaaaagagggaaggaagaaaaagagaaggggaagaagagaaagaaaaaatgaagaaaagaaagggtgAAATTTGACGTTCAAAGCCCAATCTTCCTTAGCATGCGCGCAGTGATACATCTTCCGGTTTCTTCTTGCGTTAAATTCGGgcatttatattacactgtttcctattgcaggtgctccccgcgacccaggttcgaatccagctaaagacaactttttgtaatattgttaattgctttaaataaataatgtttcaatgttaattaaatgtatatatatgtgctttgtttgatattttttgtcATGAAAATGTAAGTACACgaatggaaatgtgttttgttattattagttatttagtagttgttgtattcataatttattctGATTAAGCATATTATTATTGCAGTTGTATTGATATTTATTCTGATTAAGGATTTTTACATCTTACATTCAGGATCTTACATTTATTCGACACATTCAAATCTGTCATTTCTAATTAAAGATGAAAATATTCATATGCTGGAAAATgtctgtgacaaatgacaaatgcaaattattttttgtaaacacgttttattttttcagtgtactgatgaaatggttatattaaagtgcaaattacaaaaaatctgtcttttgccaattattattttatttttacaattatgccaatagaacaataataaatattaaacaaattaaattttaaataagttttaaaacaactttaaatcaaaagggaaataaaatgattttttttttaactgaacagtaataaatataaaattaaataagttttcaaacaataaattaaaaaggtaaataaaacagtaaatacagttttaaatacaaacacaaataagttaaataggtttttaaaaagcagtaaataaaatattaaataatgttcaacacaaataataactataactatatttaaacaactatatacacactacaataaataaaaatatatacattatttgggAACAGTTTTCCGCATTTCCTCTAACCACTGTTCTTTTGTAACAGTTTCAGATTGTGGGCAGTATACTTTGCCCCTGTACTGGCTATGTCCTGTTGCACTGGTTTTGAAATGTCCGCATTTCTTGCAAGTGTTCGCCTCTACAGTTCTCTTGTAGGGTCTCTTAGGCATGGTTTGGGGATTGGCAGCTGGTTGTGAACTTGTGCCCTGCACAACTGTAGGATGTAACAGTGGCATCCCCTGAACCACTGGCATTCCCTGGACCATCGGGATTCCCTGAACCATTGGCATTCCCTGAACCAATGGCATCCTCTGGACCATTGGCATGCCCTGGACCATTTGCATGCCCTGGACCATTGGCAGTCTTTGAGCCATTGGCATGCCCTGGAACATTGGCACACCCTGAAGCATTGGCACACCCGGGAAACCTGGTGCTGCAGGTATAAGTATATTGGGTACCATCTGCACTGATGCTCCAGGTGCTGATGGCGTAACCAACATAGTAGTCTGTGTTGGTGCCTTGGGTCTGAGAGGAGGTCGCCCAGTAGAGGTGTGCCTCTGTTTTGCCTGACCTGCTGTGCTCTCTGGTAGCTTGTACTGGTGCTGCTCCCCTGATTGTTCTGGCTCAGTCCGTAGGCGTTTGGCAGCCTGGAGAGGTTCCTGAGCTTCAGGGAGGGGCTGAGGCAACTGAATGCCCTGAATCAGCACAGACAGTTCCTGCTTTTTCTGTCTGTTGTTATACCACTGAATCAGGGTATTCTGGTTAACCTCCATCAGCTGCATTGAGGTTCCTCCCATCACCAAGCTGTTGCCCAGTACAAGCTGCCTTATCCTCCTGTAATCCTGGAGGATTAGAGACCATCTCGACAGCGTTCCCTTGCCTTTTCTCTTGGGGCTTGGGTGGGTATTGCAAAGCCTGATGAAGATGGTTTCCACCAGACGGCAACAGTCAGGCCACTGAGCAGGTGCGCTGCTTGCTCCCAGCACACTTCTGATGGTGCTCTCTACTCCTGGGGTTTTAGTGGGCCTCTTTGGTACTCTGAAGCGTCCACTCAGCAGTCTCTTCTGGTGTCTAGCTGCATACACCACCCGTTGCTTGTCCTGGTCAGCCAGGTTCTGCCAAAGTTCAATTATGGTGCTGGCTTCCTGATTGGTCAGGCTAAGGGCTGTGTGACCCCGGAGCTCCACCAGATATTCGGCCAGCTTGTCCACATGTTGGTATCCCGGGACATTTTGGTAGTCAACAGCCTATTAAGAAAACAAGCacaaataataatcacatttgttaaATGCCTAGTTCCATAACTAGTTCCATTGATGTGTTGCTGTTTAACACAATCTGTATAGTACAAAGCACTaactaaataaaactgatttgttGCCTACTAATGACTTTAGTTTAAAATCTGAGCAAAGTCTGGATATAAAGCAGTAGCAAGAAGTATATGTTGATCAatccttattttaatttaatatagtttatttgaaagaaatagagAGGAGTGGCACTTACAGtctcttcatcgtcatcatcatcctgACCAGCATCCTCTGGCTCTGAGGAGAGTGGTGAAACAGATGTTTCAGAGGGAAAAGGTGGCACAGCAGTCCCCGAGGGTCCAGGTGATGAAGGAGCAGGTGTAGGATCAGGGACCAGTGAAGGGGATGTGGAACCCAGTACAGCCGTGTCACTGCTGGTGACCACGGTGGAAGAACCCAGTGTCAGAGTGGAGGAGGGAGGTGACAGAACATCCTCGGGATCTGCAATTGTGTGATCCTCGCTGACATCACAGAAGCCCTCATCTTCATCTCGCTCCTCCACATTAAGTTCCTCGATGAGCTCTGCCGTCTCTTCAGAGTCTGGGTTCATGTCCTGCAGTGCCTGACCAGTCTGCTGGAATAGATACTGCACTCCAATGAGCTCACCtggaataaaaacaatgaataggAATTAAATATAATTGCTGTGCAACATATTTGATACATAAGGCCTTTGTAGTTGTTCATATATTGTTATAGTGTGAGATCATGGAGATCATAGtacaggagaaaaagaaaaaaaaggccatAAACCTATAACTGTGGGGCCAAAACAAAGAAATACAATACAATGATGACtgagaaacatacaaatacaattaCTCAAATGTAACTCAAATGTAATTACTCAAATGTTACTACATGTAACTTGACTTTTCTAATCAAGTAAACCAAAGTAACTTCAGTACAGTAAATGGTCAccaaatattactaataataatcaaGTTATTCTTTCTAAAAATTAactactttctaataaaaaagatTCCACAGCAAAATGACATGTGATTTATGAGATTAAGGTAGACGTTTGTACAATTATACTGAAAGGCCTTTTACTTGAAAGAAAATATCGATCAGATGACAGAGGGcatgtttcaagaaaaaaaaagttgatcaaGTTGATAGTTTATAGTTCAAAAATACAGATACAAAGTACACTGTATaggcttaaataaaatattgactgAGACTACACGGGAATTGCAagttaattaacaataataaattattttaccgGTGTAACGTGCAGGGGGACAAAACGTGGGGACCACTTTCCTGCCAAACAGCTTTTCATAATTGCTGTTTACACAGTGAACAAGTTCTCCTGTGTAGCTGCGTAAAGCTGATGGCTCAGATGACATGGAAGCTGCCTCCCGATCCTGGTTCCACCTGTGTAGACCCTCCAACAAATAAATCTGAAAGTTCAGACTGTTTGCACTGGTCCCTTTAAACAGACAACAGTTTTTAGGCAAtgttaaacacacagacacttaAATGTTCTTTCTTTGCACATGCAGTGTGTGTTCGACAAATACATACCTGGGATGAAACGGTTAAGGTGTAAATGAAAGGATTCAAGAGAAGTGGAGCCTCTGGCACATCTGTAAGTCTTCAGAAGCACACCTCCCTTGGTTAGGCTCCCGGTCTCAGTATAGAGGGCAACACCAAGAGGGTCTTGGATACACTTGATGTGCTTCTTTTGGACACACCAGATGTGCTCCATCCTTTCTCGATCCAAGAGAGGAACCCCCAGAGAGTCATTTCCCTTGCTGCTCAGGAGTTCTGTAAGCAGTTGTTCAAGGAGAAGGATGGTAGTCTCCTCTCCACGGGTCCTCCTCCGGCAATGTAGAGCCAGCTCCTCCCTGGTCAGATGCTTGTTTACATCTTCATCTgtcagcgcaggccaaccctggGACATCAACAGCTCTCTCTTTGCTTTGCGAAGGATAGAGACGTCAGCTGCATCCCATTCAAAGATGCATGCTGATAGCCGTGACATGAAAATGGGGTACAACTGATGGGCATCAGTTGTACACCCCAAGGCAATCCTGCGCATAAAATGCCAGATGTCCAAGCGTATCATGAGATCTGGTCAGCCCCTAAACCTGGTTTTCAGCTTGCTCTCGCTCACCTCACTGCAGCACCCACAGTCCACGTACAACACAGAAGGTGGATTTACACCAGCCTGCTGGTATCTTTTCACCAGACCGTCTACCATCATGTCAAGTCCTGCTCCTTCCTGGGCTGTCAGCACACTTATGAGCACCTGACCAAACTCGTTGCCAACAGAGGTAAGCCAGAGTCCCGTTCCCCTCGCTGTCCCAGCCAGCTTCTTGGTGATCTGTAATAAGAGATGATATGAAGCATGCTGTAAATATAAATCAAACATCACACCATGAAAAATACAGATACAGTGCCATGCTGGTATATAAACACCATTAATGAACAAATCCACAACTAACCTTTTTAGTAGAATCCATCTTCAAGACAGAGCCATAGGTGGATGTTATTCTGGCATGGATTTCATCCAGCCTGGTCAGAATGTCTTGGCTGTAAACGGTGAGCAACCACTTGCAGCTTGGCACCACCGTAGGCTCTGGGGGCTCCTGGAAATTTACTGGCATCACCCCGGGTTGATTGAGGAAGTCAACACATTGGGTGGTGTACCGGGCCAGATGATGGAGCCACTGCTCGCTGTGGTTTTCACGCAGCTGCTTTATCACCCTAGTGGGACTATTGCCTAAGCCACGCTCACGCAAGAGCCTGATGACCCGCATATCACAGGCGTACCTTAGGAAAAGCAAAATccacatattcatatattttagctatttaattgtaaagtatttgcatacatacacacacgtgaTGATGGGCTAACAACTGGATGAGGAATGAAAGTGTACTTACTTCCGCGTGAGGATGACCTGAAACTCAGAGCGATGGCCCAGATCTAGCTGTTGCAGGACAGTCTGACTCCAGGACACATGCGAGGCTCTACACTTTGTACAGATAAGGGTTTCTGTGACCATATTGTATGTTCTGTCAATGTCTAGAACCTGCCGTGCCCTTTTGTGCAGACCACCTCCTGTCAGCTGATGTTGTCCGCAGGCTGGATTGGGACAGAGAACCTTAACCCTCCACAGCTTGTATGGCATCCACAGCAGAAGAGTATGACAAAAGAATCTGTCTGGAGCTGGAGCCTGATTGTAAATAAGTGCTGGTTGTGGGGGGTAATACCAGAGCTGGAGGTCATCATGAAGTGCTGGCTTTCCTTTGGATCCAATTTTGAAAAGCCTTTTGCCAATCCACTTGTGATCCTCTGGTGGTATGTTCTCAGACCACAAACGAGGAAGTTGAACTACAGATGGACCTTGCAATAATGCCCCAGAAGGAGCAGTCTGTGATGGAAAAAAAGGCAAAACATTAAGTTTAGTAAgttcattttactttttaatcactttaagaattttatttgtatcCCTGATTACTTTCACATAAAATCATCATTGTATTACATGGTATTACAATGATTATTACGACAATGAAACTGATAACTTTACATTATACACGGAAGTCatccaaaaaaaggaacaaaataatcctgaaatcctgttgaatatgaaataaaaaagaattctgaGACTTTATAACCAATATCTATTTATTCTGACACATGaatgttaacatctatacactgtTTATCATCAATAAATCAGTATCATGTAAACTCAATTGACATTATGACAATAgtttgattgttgttgttttttttcagcatgaatGTGTTTTAATGAACTACTGGTTATAAAAGTAATATTCAATTTTCATGGCATGTAATCCTTTTTACATCTCCATTAAGTGTCTGGTAAAAgctgatttaattacatttttggacCAACAGAATATGAAATTACTTACAGAGACGATCCTGCATGGCTGAGCGGGATTGGACACATCTgcagtggctctggggacagGGGTTGGAACTGTAGGATCTGGTGTCTGTACAATCATGAAGTAAAATATAGATTTTGCAAATAGAACATTACAATAACTTAGTCGTCCTAGATTAAATCATACACTACAGTTGCAAAGTTTGAGGCCCAAATGTTTATAAAAGAAAcctattctgctcaccaaggttgcatttgataaaaaatacagtcaaaaactAAAAAGATAGTTAAATTGTGGaacattactacaatttaaagtttaaaaataggaaatgtaatttatttatacggTGGCAAGAaccaattttcagcatcattactccagtcttcagtgttacatgatccttcagaaaccattctattgAACATAAACCTTCATTATTAGTTGAAAACGTGAAAATAGCTGATAATAAAACTGCATTACAGTGGTTGCCACACTTATGGTGTTGGGGAAAgcacacaaagatgaaaatcaagggtaaataatctttaattaaCCCACACAAAGGAAGGCAGTAACACATAGACCAAGACAAACTGAACAGACTAAATTTAAGTAGACAGACCAATGAGGGACAAATGAGTAAATTAACTAGACACAGATTAACTGAATGACATAATCAAGAGGAGACACAAACTAGGTTGAGGAACATGAGGAGAGAAAATACAAAAGTCCATAAATATGACAGGTGgtatttttcagaattaagtttgaagaacagcatttatttgaaatagaaatcgtttgtaacatgatgttgaatagaaatcttttgtgtctgagatttttttatcaatttaatgcctccTTTTTCAATAAAAGTAACACTATCTTAACATcaataacttttgaatagtaatttatatgaaatctatttataaaatataacttttttgtttattaatatatggttttctgttattaaaaaatagtttaaatagtttaataatttgTATAGAATGGAACGTGAAACGTGTCTTCATAGAGTACAATATAGATTAtgccattacttacagagacTGTAGTGCTTGGTCTAGAGGCACTAGACACTGCTGCGCTGGGCTGGTCTTCAGCCTGAGAAGTTCTCCTGGCCAAACTGAgatttggctttgctgcagcaatgTGAGACCCGGTAAATCTTGATTTGGTAAACTaaaaatgtgagaagacagaATGTGTTATAATAGCAAGCATTACTATTTgtgttaatattacaattttaagtaaatgcagcatttacttgcaggaaaaaaaagagctttaacacatgagaagtaTTGAGAGAGATGCCATGAGGGACATGAGTCTAGCTCAGTGACCTTCAACAAAGGCAGAGCTCAGTTAGAGACAAAGAGGACAATCAAAGAGTAGAGCCCAGAGATGAAAGGGAGAAAGCAGGCAGGTTACAATCTTCATTTATTcttgaccatgtgacttaaacCAAAGCTGAGATATTCAAACCGACCAATCAGCAGACAACAGTTGCCCCCATTGTACAAGAGGTGTGAAAATTAGCAGGTCTCAACCAGCATCTCATAGaattcttgctttttctttttttcttcttactttCTGAACTTCCTCGAATTTGAACTGAGCTCATACTTCAGTGCTACAAAAAAGCAATTCTTACCAAtgaaaattgtgttgcaactCTTGCTTGCACAGGTGCAGTTGGCTGGGGCTGGGGCAGGGGATGAGGCTGGAGGTCAGGCTGACTCTGCTCCATGACCTTCTTTGCTGTTTCAGCAGCATGAGGTTGTTCCACCACCTTTTGTGCTGGTCCAGTAACGTTTGA is part of the Carassius gibelio isolate Cgi1373 ecotype wild population from Czech Republic chromosome A4, carGib1.2-hapl.c, whole genome shotgun sequence genome and harbors:
- the LOC127970697 gene encoding uncharacterized protein LOC127970697, translated to MIRLDIWHFMRRIALGCTTDAHQLYPIFMSRLSACIFEWDAADVSILRKAKRELLMSQGWPALTDEDVNKHLTREELALHCRRRTRGEETTILLLEQLLTELLSSKGNDSLGVPLLDRERMEHIWCVQKKHIKCIQDPLGVALYTETGSLTKGGVLLKTYRCARGSTSLESFHLHLNRFIPGTSANSLNFQIYLLEGLHRWNQDREAASMSSEPSALRSYTGELVHCVNSNYEKLFGRKVVPTFCPPARYTGELIGVQYLFQQTGQALQDMNPDSEETAELIEELNVEERDEDEGFCDVSEDHTIADPEDVLSPPSSTLTLGSSTVVTSSDTAVLGSTSPSLVPDPTPAPSSPGPSGTAVPPFPSETSVSPLSSEPEDAGQDDDDDEETAVDYQNVPGYQHVDKLAEYLVELRGHTALSLTNQEASTIIELWQNLADQDKQRVVYAARHQKRLLSGRFRVPKRPTKTPGVESTIRSVLGASSAPAQWPDCCRLVETIFIRLCNTHPSPKRKGKGTLSRWSLILQDYRRIRQLVLGNSLVMGGTSMQLMEVNQNTLIQWYNNRQKKQELSVLIQGIQLPQPLPEAQEPLQAAKRLRTEPEQSGEQHQYKLPESTAGQAKQRHTSTGRPPLRPKAPTQTTMLVTPSAPGASVQMVPNILIPAAPGFPGVPMLQGVPMFQGMPMAQRLPMVQGMQMVQGMPMVQRMPLVQGMPMVQGIPMVQGMPVVQGMPLLHPTVVQGTSSQPAANPQTMPKRPYKRTVEANTCKKCGHFKTSATGHSQYRGKVYCPQSETVTKEQWLEEMRKTVPK